From the Callospermophilus lateralis isolate mCalLat2 chromosome 10, mCalLat2.hap1, whole genome shotgun sequence genome, the window GAGCGGGCTTCCGCCGGAGACAGCGACATGTCTCTGGGGCCGCGCTCCGGCTGAGCCGGGAGGGCGGGCCGCGGCTCCGCGCCGCCCAGCAGCCCGCGGCTTCGCACTCGCCCGCCGACCCTCCTTCGAGCCGCCGCCGGAGCAGCCCGAGCGGGGCAGCGCCGCCCCTCGCGCCGCCGCCGCCCGCACCTCCCACTCCGCCCCCGCCGGGCCTGCGGCCGCGCTGACTGCTGACTGCCGAGTGCCGAGCTGGACTGACCGCGGCGGCCCGCGCCCGGAGGAAGCCGCCGGCCCGCCCCTGCCGCCGCGCTCGCCGTCGCTGGGATTGAATTGCGGCGCCGCGGCCGCGGGACTGAAAGGAAGGCGGAGCCGCCGCAGGAGGCGAGGAGGAAGCGAGAGGAGGATGCCTCGCCCGGCGGCCACAGCGGCCCGTGACTCGTAGGGCGGCGGGCCTCGCACCAGCGCGAACTGGACTTTGTCTGCGGGCCCTGCGCTGCCCTCCGCGGTTTCCAGTGGGATCCCCGAGGAGCCGCGGTCCTCGCTGCTCACCAGCCTTCTTCAACATGTCCAAGATGCCGGCCAAGAAGAAGAGCTGCTTCCAAATCACCAGTGtcaccactgcccaggtggccaccAGCATCACAGAGGACACCGAGAGCCTGGACGACCCGGACGAGTCACGCACCGAGGATGTTTCCTCCGAGATATTCGACGTTTCCCGAGCCACGGATTACGGCCCTGAGGAGGTTTGCGAGCGCAGCTCCTCTGAAGAGACGCTCAACAATGTTGGGGACACGGAGACTCCTGGGACTGTCTCCCCGAACCTCCTCCTGGACGGGCAGCTGGCGGCCGCGGCGGCTGCGCCCGCCAACGGAGGAGGAGCCGTTTCAGCCCGGAGCGTGGCCGGGGCACTCGCCAGTTCCCTGGCGGCGGCCGCCACCTCGGCCCCCACCTCGGGGGCACCTGGCGGCCCCCCAGTGGCGGGCTCGTCCAGCGGACCAGGGACGGCCCCTCCAGCGCAGCCCCCCACCACTTGTAGTTCTCGTTTCCGTGTGATCAAGCTGGACCACGGCAGCGGGGAACCCTTCCGCCGCGGCCGATGGACGTGCATGGAGTACTACGAGCGGGACTCGGACAGCAGCGTCCTGACCCGCTCCGGGGACTGCATTCGGCATAGCAATACCTTCGACCAGACTGCTGAGCGGGACAGCGGCCTGGGCGCCACCGGAGGgtcggtggtggtggtggtggcctcCATGCAGGGGGCGCACGGGCCCGACTCGGGAACTGACAGCTCCTCGACTGCTGTGTCACAGCCACCCCCGTCGGAGAAGATGAGCCAGCCCGCTCCGGCCGCGCCGCAGAGTTTCAGCGTTGGGCAGCCGCAGCCGCCGCCGCCCGTAGGTGGGGCTGTGGCTCCAAGCTCGGCTCCGCTGCCGCCGTTCGCTGGAGCCTCTGCCGGGCCGCAGCCCATGATGGCAGCCGCACCACCGAGCCAGCTCCAGGGGGCTGGTCCGGGCGGCGCCCCTCCGGGGCCCGGGGGACAGGTCCTGCCGCCAACGAATGTAGCCCTGGCGCAGCCGGCTGTGCCCCTGCCTCCGCAGCCTGGCCCGGCCGGCGGCGCTTCTACCGCGCAGCATCCGCAGCACTTCTCGTACCCCCAGCCTCAGATGCCGCCTGGGCACTTGCTGCCGGCCCAGCCCTCCGGCCAGAGTGAGTACTTGCAGCAGCACGTGTCCGGCCTGCAGCCGCCGAGCCCCGCGCAGCCCTCGTCTACTAGCGCCGGAGCGACCCCTTCCGCCACGGCCAGCTTTCCCCTGGGCGCGGGCCAGAACGCCGCCTCGGCGGCCGCGCAGCTAGTAACTGCGTCTCCTCAGCCCAGTGAAGCTGTGGCTCCGGGGCCGGGACCTGCGCAGGGCGGGCAGGCCGCGCCTTGTCAGCCAGCTGGTGTGCCCCCGGCTGCTGTGGGAGGCGTGGTGCAGCAGGGCATGGGTCCTGCGGGGCCCGGGCAGCCGCCGTCGGTGCCTCCGCCGCAGATCGGTGGCAGTGGTCAGCTGTCAGCCGTGCCTGGTGGCCCTCACACCGTGGTGCCCGGAGTTCCAAACGTGCCTGCAGCGTTGCCCGCTCCAAGCGTGCCTAGTGTGTCTACCACTTCTGTTACTATGCCAAATGTACCCGCGCCTCTGGCCCAGTCGCAGCAGCTGAGCAGCCATACGCCAGTCAGTAAGAGCAGCAGCCTCCTCCAGCATGTTGGGCTGCCCTTAGCCCAAGGCACTCACAGCGCACCAACAAGTCTACCACAGTCTGACCTAAGCCAATTTCAGACTCAGACCCAGCCTTTAGTCGGGCAGGTTGACGATACTAGAAGAAAATCAGAACCCCTACCTCAACCACCACTTTCTCTCATTGCTGAAAATAAGCCTGTTGTGAAGCCTCCTGTTGCAGATGCCCTGGCCAACCCCCTCCAGTTAACACCTATGAACAACCTCGCCACCTCTGTGTTCAGCATAGCTATTCCTGTTGATGGTGATGAAGACAGGTATGGAACTCTTATTTTAAATATTGGATAGGAATGCTTGGCCAAACATCATAGCATAGGCTGCAGCTTtgggaaattttcttttttcaattgaggcctctttatttttaaatataagatttagttTAGTAAAATTGACTTAAATTGTTAAAAGCCTGTAATGAGAGAACTGAGCTTGTCACGGTTTCTTAAAAAGTGCTTAAATGGGTAGGGA encodes:
- the Tsc22d2 gene encoding TSC22 domain family protein 2 isoform X2, with amino-acid sequence MSKMPAKKKSCFQITSVTTAQVATSITEDTESLDDPDESRTEDVSSEIFDVSRATDYGPEEVCERSSSEETLNNVGDTETPGTVSPNLLLDGQLAAAAAAPANGGGAVSARSVAGALASSLAAAATSAPTSGAPGGPPVAGSSSGPGTAPPAQPPTTCSSRFRVIKLDHGSGEPFRRGRWTCMEYYERDSDSSVLTRSGDCIRHSNTFDQTAERDSGLGATGGSVVVVVASMQGAHGPDSGTDSSSTAVSQPPPSEKMSQPAPAAPQSFSVGQPQPPPPVGGAVAPSSAPLPPFAGASAGPQPMMAAAPPSQLQGAGPGGAPPGPGGQVLPPTNVALAQPAVPLPPQPGPAGGASTAQHPQHFSYPQPQMPPGHLLPAQPSGQSEYLQQHVSGLQPPSPAQPSSTSAGATPSATASFPLGAGQNAASAAAQLVTASPQPSEAVAPGPGPAQGGQAAPCQPAGVPPAAVGGVVQQGMGPAGPGQPPSVPPPQIGGSGQLSAVPGGPHTVVPGVPNVPAALPAPSVPSVSTTSVTMPNVPAPLAQSQQLSSHTPVSKSSSLLQHVGLPLAQGTHSAPTSLPQSDLSQFQTQTQPLVGQVDDTRRKSEPLPQPPLSLIAENKPVVKPPVADALANPLQLTPMNNLATSVFSIAIPVDGDEDSASGGGVVAIDNKIEQAMDLVKSHLMYAVREEVEVLKEQIKELVERNSLLERENALLKSLSNNDQLSQLPAQQANPGSSSQQQAVLAQPPPPAQPPQQPNVSSA
- the Tsc22d2 gene encoding TSC22 domain family protein 2 isoform X1, whose product is MSKMPAKKKSCFQITSVTTAQVATSITEDTESLDDPDESRTEDVSSEIFDVSRATDYGPEEVCERSSSEETLNNVGDTETPGTVSPNLLLDGQLAAAAAAPANGGGAVSARSVAGALASSLAAAATSAPTSGAPGGPPVAGSSSGPGTAPPAQPPTTCSSRFRVIKLDHGSGEPFRRGRWTCMEYYERDSDSSVLTRSGDCIRHSNTFDQTAERDSGLGATGGSVVVVVASMQGAHGPDSGTDSSSTAVSQPPPSEKMSQPAPAAPQSFSVGQPQPPPPVGGAVAPSSAPLPPFAGASAGPQPMMAAAPPSQLQGAGPGGAPPGPGGQVLPPTNVALAQPAVPLPPQPGPAGGASTAQHPQHFSYPQPQMPPGHLLPAQPSGQSEYLQQHVSGLQPPSPAQPSSTSAGATPSATASFPLGAGQNAASAAAQLVTASPQPSEAVAPGPGPAQGGQAAPCQPAGVPPAAVGGVVQQGMGPAGPGQPPSVPPPQIGGSGQLSAVPGGPHTVVPGVPNVPAALPAPSVPSVSTTSVTMPNVPAPLAQSQQLSSHTPVSKSSSLLQHVGLPLAQGTHSAPTSLPQSDLSQFQTQTQPLVGQVDDTRRKSEPLPQPPLSLIAENKPVVKPPVADALANPLQLTPMNNLATSVFSIAIPVDGDEDRNPSTAFYQAFHLNTFQESKSLWDSASGGGVVAIDNKIEQAMDLVKSHLMYAVREEVEVLKEQIKELVERNSLLERENALLKSLSNNDQLSQLPAQQANPGSSSQQQAVLAQPPPPAQPPQQPNVSSA
- the Tsc22d2 gene encoding TSC22 domain family protein 2 isoform X4; translated protein: MSKMPAKKKSCFQITSVTTAQVATSITEDTESLDDPDESRTEDVSSEIFDVSRATDYGPEEVCERSSSEETLNNVGDTETPGTVSPNLLLDGQLAAAAAAPANGGGAVSARSVAGALASSLAAAATSAPTSGAPGGPPVAGSSSGPGTAPPAQPPTTCSSRFRVIKLDHGSGEPFRRGRWTCMEYYERDSDSSVLTRSGDCIRHSNTFDQTAERDSGLGATGGSVVVVVASMQGAHGPDSGTDSSSTAVSQPPPSEKMSQPAPAAPQSFSVGQPQPPPPVGGAVAPSSAPLPPFAGASAGPQPMMAAAPPSQLQGAGPGGAPPGPGGQVLPPTNVALAQPAVPLPPQPGPAGGASTAQHPQHFSYPQPQMPPGHLLPAQPSGQSEYLQQHVSGLQPPSPAQPSSTSAGATPSATASFPLGAGQNAASAAAQLVTASPQPSEAVAPGPGPAQGGQAAPCQPAGVPPAAVGGVVQQGMGPAGPGQPPSVPPPQIGGSGQLSAVPGGPHTVVPGVPNVPAALPAPSVPSVSTTSVTMPNVPAPLAQSQQLSSHTPVSKSSSLLQHVGLPLAQGTHSAPTSLPQSDLSQFQTQTQPLVGQVDDTRRKSEPLPQPPLSLIAENKPVVKPPVADALANPLQLTPMNNLATSVFSIAIPVDGDEDRIYFR
- the Tsc22d2 gene encoding TSC22 domain family protein 2 isoform X3, producing MSKMPAKKKSCFQITSVTTAQVATSITEDTESLDDPDESRTEDVSSEIFDVSRATDYGPEEVCERSSSEETLNNVGDTETPGTVSPNLLLDGQLAAAAAAPANGGGAVSARSVAGALASSLAAAATSAPTSGAPGGPPVAGSSSGPGTAPPAQPPTTCSSRFRVIKLDHGSGEPFRRGRWTCMEYYERDSDSSVLTRSGDCIRHSNTFDQTAERDSGLGATGGSVVVVVASMQGAHGPDSGTDSSSTAVSQPPPSEKMSQPAPAAPQSFSVGQPQPPPPVGGAVAPSSAPLPPFAGASAGPQPMMAAAPPSQLQGAGPGGAPPGPGGQVLPPTNVALAQPAVPLPPQPGPAGGASTAQHPQHFSYPQPQMPPGHLLPAQPSGQSEYLQQHVSGLQPPSPAQPSSTSAGATPSATASFPLGAGQNAASAAAQLVTASPQPSEAVAPGPGPAQGGQAAPCQPAGVPPAAVGGVVQQGMGPAGPGQPPSVPPPQIGGSGQLSAVPGGPHTVVPGVPNVPAALPAPSVPSVSTTSVTMPNVPAPLAQSQQLSSHTPVSKSSSLLQHVGLPLAQGTHSAPTSLPQSDLSQFQTQTQPLVGQVDDTRRKSEPLPQPPLSLIAENKPVVKPPVADALANPLQLTPMNNLATSVFSIAIPVDGDEDRIFFRIQHRRRNVT